Proteins from one Gimesia maris genomic window:
- the cpaB gene encoding Flp pilus assembly protein CpaB has product MKSLTPAKVTLLMFGVFGVLIAAYIGKRLLAGKEEAPPVATRNIPMAISELEPGTLVTDEHLGLGPIAIKNLKPEMMTSNRVIVGRIVKERIPAATPISTGQLYPAGETPPIQVEPGMRAISVSLESSVDLVDGLIKPGEYVDVHMTPTGMNNDKRLNGGMTLTLFNGVRVIAINRSYTQNSSSRRGTNVTLELTPEQANIMILARDRGEITMSYTPEGKGDGGVAVSSAEKATLYEILGLKTPEKPKEEEPPKPFIVEGYYGSSRSVNKFDRDGLRIGDYDSYRRGGNGGFNSGGYLNPHWGNGGGYNSDSGSISAPAGPSNSNSDSNGPTAQQAPAPGPPQGAPSGQPGPYARSFSFPQNQTAGR; this is encoded by the coding sequence GTGAAAAGCCTGACCCCTGCAAAAGTAACACTGTTGATGTTTGGCGTCTTCGGCGTACTGATTGCAGCCTATATAGGAAAACGATTACTGGCCGGCAAAGAAGAAGCGCCGCCGGTTGCCACACGAAACATTCCCATGGCGATCAGTGAACTGGAACCAGGTACCCTGGTAACCGATGAGCATCTGGGGCTGGGTCCAATCGCTATCAAAAACCTGAAACCGGAAATGATGACATCGAACCGTGTTATCGTCGGTCGTATCGTCAAGGAACGAATTCCTGCCGCGACACCGATTTCCACCGGTCAGCTGTATCCGGCTGGAGAGACGCCGCCCATTCAGGTGGAACCAGGTATGCGGGCGATTTCCGTTTCTCTGGAATCGTCAGTGGATCTGGTCGATGGACTGATCAAACCAGGTGAGTATGTCGATGTCCACATGACACCGACCGGCATGAACAATGACAAGCGTTTAAATGGCGGAATGACTCTGACCCTGTTCAACGGTGTCCGCGTGATTGCCATCAATCGCAGCTACACTCAAAACAGTAGTTCGCGGCGTGGTACGAATGTCACGCTGGAACTGACTCCCGAACAGGCCAACATCATGATTCTGGCACGTGACCGTGGTGAAATCACCATGAGTTATACACCGGAAGGAAAAGGGGATGGCGGCGTTGCCGTCAGTAGTGCTGAAAAAGCAACCCTGTACGAAATCCTCGGATTGAAGACTCCGGAAAAGCCAAAAGAAGAAGAACCACCTAAGCCCTTTATTGTAGAAGGCTATTATGGTTCCAGCCGCAGTGTGAATAAATTTGATCGAGATGGTTTACGAATCGGCGACTATGACAGTTACCGCCGCGGTGGAAACGGTGGATTCAACTCGGGCGGATACCTGAACCCCCACTGGGGAAATGGTGGTGGATATAACAGCGACAGCGGTTCTATCAGTGCCCCTGCCGGACCATCCAATTCCAACTCTGACTCCAACGGACCGACGGCTCAACAAGCTCCAGCACCGGGACCTCCTCAAGGTGCTCCCAGTGGACAGCCTGGCCCTTACGCCCGCTCGTTTTCCTTTCCTCAAAACCAGACTGCAGGGCGTTAG
- a CDS encoding TadE/TadG family type IV pilus assembly protein, which produces MQVKRVQHNSKQPERSGFLSMELALVLPIFGIVLFALLEFTLLFYARADVVEASRIGARLATLPGITQENVEQEVLKILPPQLGQGAVIQTEMGEHPGDVVMVAVSIPMNLASPNLLWPVGYDLQGQNLYSETRMIKE; this is translated from the coding sequence ATGCAAGTCAAACGGGTTCAACATAATTCGAAACAGCCAGAACGCAGCGGGTTCCTGAGTATGGAACTCGCGCTGGTGCTGCCGATTTTCGGTATCGTGCTGTTCGCGTTATTAGAATTCACACTTTTGTTTTATGCACGGGCAGATGTTGTTGAAGCCAGCCGCATCGGTGCCCGACTGGCAACATTGCCGGGCATCACTCAAGAAAATGTCGAACAGGAAGTATTGAAAATTCTGCCTCCCCAACTGGGGCAAGGTGCGGTCATCCAGACGGAAATGGGAGAACATCCCGGTGATGTCGTGATGGTGGCTGTCAGTATCCCGATGAATCTGGCCTCACCCAATCTGTTGTGGCCTGTGGGATATGACTTACAGGGACAAAATTTGTATTCAGAAACAAGGATGATCAAAGAGTGA
- a CDS encoding A24 family peptidase: MDFQLTQTSLYVMAISVGIFTVIAAITDYKARKIYNVLTVPFFVLGIIYQLVFNGWEGLMYGGLGFLAGFGSFFLIWIVGSGAAGDVKMMGALSIWLGFKATIAVMIIGTLFVLIGSFAVLFWSVVTRGARKTKETYLATGKALKNKKKYKPETMKQKQKRGLMPFALPVVLATWSVTTWMVIKSVVL; encoded by the coding sequence ATGGATTTTCAGCTCACACAAACATCTCTATATGTCATGGCGATCAGCGTCGGCATCTTCACAGTTATCGCTGCGATCACAGATTACAAAGCCAGAAAAATCTATAACGTATTGACGGTTCCCTTCTTTGTATTAGGCATCATTTACCAGCTGGTATTTAATGGCTGGGAAGGCCTGATGTATGGCGGACTGGGGTTCCTGGCAGGATTTGGCTCCTTCTTTCTGATCTGGATTGTCGGCAGTGGTGCCGCAGGTGATGTGAAAATGATGGGGGCATTATCGATCTGGCTGGGCTTCAAAGCGACCATTGCCGTCATGATCATCGGAACGCTGTTCGTACTGATCGGTTCCTTTGCGGTGCTCTTTTGGAGTGTTGTTACACGCGGAGCACGCAAGACCAAGGAAACTTACCTGGCAACAGGCAAAGCCTTGAAGAATAAAAAGAAATACAAACCGGAAACCATGAAACAGAAGCAAAAACGAGGTCTGATGCCGTTCGCGCTGCCTGTGGTACTGGCGACCTGGAGCGTGACCACCTGGATGGTCATCAAGTCGGTAGTCCTTTAA
- a CDS encoding inositol monophosphatase family protein: MNSTELLDVAETAARRGAKCLLDWVDEFRVSEKGRADLVTDADFASQKAILNHISECYPEHNMLGEEGLNKQDGDSEYRWVIDPLDGTSNYVHGFPYYCVSIGLEHQGELVLGVVYDPNRDEMFSAFQGRGATLNGTPIAPSRILTLDQAMLVASLPVGVTGRDIAIDRFLRVLPESQTLQRTGSAALNLCYVATGRIEGYWSSNLKPWDMAAGVLICREAGGAVTSIENAEFTIEIPSILATNGTNIHVALQSLLTETLF; the protein is encoded by the coding sequence TTGAATTCCACAGAATTACTGGATGTTGCAGAAACGGCTGCCCGGCGGGGGGCCAAATGTCTGCTGGACTGGGTCGATGAATTTCGGGTCTCCGAAAAAGGCCGTGCCGATCTGGTGACTGACGCTGATTTTGCATCTCAAAAAGCGATCTTAAATCATATCAGTGAATGTTATCCCGAACATAACATGCTGGGAGAAGAAGGTTTAAACAAGCAGGACGGCGATTCCGAATATCGCTGGGTCATTGATCCGCTCGATGGGACTTCCAATTATGTGCACGGTTTTCCCTATTATTGTGTGTCCATTGGGCTTGAACATCAGGGGGAGCTTGTTCTGGGAGTCGTTTATGATCCGAATCGCGATGAAATGTTCTCTGCATTTCAGGGTCGCGGGGCTACATTAAACGGGACTCCCATTGCGCCTTCCCGGATTCTCACACTGGATCAGGCGATGCTGGTAGCCAGTTTGCCGGTCGGAGTTACGGGACGAGATATTGCCATCGACCGTTTTTTGCGGGTGTTGCCCGAGTCGCAGACATTACAGCGTACAGGCTCGGCGGCGTTGAATTTATGCTACGTGGCAACCGGGAGAATTGAAGGATACTGGTCCAGTAATCTCAAACCCTGGGATATGGCGGCTGGTGTTCTCATCTGCCGGGAAGCCGGAGGCGCTGTGACTTCGATCGAAAATGCGGAATTTACCATTGAAATCCCCAGTATTCTGGCAACCAATGGGACAAATATTCATGTGGCCCTGCAGTCATTATTAACAGAGACGCTTTTTTAG
- a CDS encoding PDZ domain-containing protein, translated as MNHIFRLLTLTLALSGSLDLLQAQAPVPNLEILEERAFKQAAAFINPSIVRIETVGGQDRVGKLITGTGPTSGVIVSRDGLIISSAFNFIGKPSSILVTLPDGRRFPAQNVATDHLKMLTLLKIDAQNLPVPLAIPESEIQVGMWSIALGRTFDLDQPSISVGIVSALERIWGKAIQTDAKISPVNYGGPLVDINGRLMGILVPLSPGASAETAGVEWYDSGIGFAIPMSDVLKVIPRLNTGKDLYPGLLGITLTGNGDLSTDMQLDRVRYGSPAQEAGVKAGDTITHLDGNAVAMHSQVKQVLMNKYAGDSVSLVVTREGSPDPLSFKATMVEKLVPFESGFMGILPQRASIDQVEAGVGIRFVFSKSAAAEAGLKPRDRILEFNQQKVSDASALALLVNHLRPGETAEMLISRDQKEQTVKVKLQSTPHTVESELPTQALPSRTAAENQKDKIKTGHLKEELPGSESTFWAYVPENYNPDYEYGLMVWIHPPGNTMESTIFKEWKSICEQRGIIIVGPAAQDIIRWNRDETEFVKEVVESMQKRYQIDNTRIFLASHRDGSEFAFDLAFKYRELFRGVAVSEATLKNKPPETDPDYPLSLFFVLNAANPLNQLLQPQIELIREMNYPTVLELIKNENPAGAYLEKSTLEAIGRWADSLDRI; from the coding sequence ATCATATTTTCCGTTTACTGACACTGACACTGGCATTGTCCGGTTCCCTGGATCTGCTCCAGGCACAGGCACCAGTACCCAATCTGGAAATTCTTGAAGAACGTGCCTTCAAACAGGCTGCCGCCTTTATCAATCCCTCGATCGTCAGAATTGAAACCGTCGGAGGACAGGACCGGGTCGGCAAACTCATCACAGGGACCGGGCCGACTTCCGGAGTGATCGTCAGCCGAGATGGCCTGATCATTTCCAGTGCCTTTAATTTTATCGGCAAGCCCTCTTCGATCCTGGTGACCTTGCCCGATGGCCGACGTTTTCCGGCACAGAATGTTGCCACAGATCATCTTAAAATGCTGACGCTTCTGAAAATTGATGCGCAAAACCTGCCGGTCCCGCTTGCAATTCCGGAGAGTGAAATCCAGGTCGGCATGTGGTCGATTGCATTGGGACGTACCTTTGATCTGGACCAGCCCAGTATCTCTGTGGGGATCGTGAGTGCCCTGGAGCGGATCTGGGGAAAAGCGATTCAGACCGATGCGAAGATTTCTCCTGTTAATTATGGCGGACCGCTGGTAGACATCAATGGTCGCCTGATGGGCATTCTGGTCCCGCTCTCACCCGGTGCGTCGGCTGAGACCGCTGGCGTGGAATGGTATGATTCCGGAATCGGATTTGCGATTCCCATGTCAGATGTACTCAAAGTCATTCCCCGCCTGAATACGGGTAAAGACCTTTATCCAGGCCTGTTAGGAATCACGTTAACCGGTAACGGGGACCTGTCCACCGACATGCAGCTTGACCGTGTCCGCTACGGCAGCCCGGCTCAGGAAGCGGGCGTCAAAGCAGGAGACACAATTACTCATTTGGACGGAAACGCGGTCGCCATGCATTCCCAGGTAAAACAGGTACTGATGAATAAGTATGCGGGTGATTCTGTCAGTCTTGTGGTTACCAGGGAAGGCTCACCTGATCCTCTCTCATTTAAAGCCACGATGGTAGAAAAACTGGTTCCGTTTGAATCTGGATTCATGGGGATTCTGCCCCAGCGCGCCTCAATCGATCAGGTTGAAGCAGGCGTTGGCATCCGTTTTGTTTTTTCGAAATCAGCTGCAGCGGAAGCCGGCCTCAAACCCAGGGACCGAATCCTGGAATTCAATCAGCAGAAAGTTTCAGATGCCAGCGCGCTGGCACTACTGGTCAATCATTTACGCCCGGGAGAGACAGCAGAGATGCTGATTTCACGAGATCAGAAAGAGCAGACTGTCAAAGTCAAATTACAGTCCACTCCCCATACTGTGGAATCAGAACTGCCGACACAGGCTTTGCCGTCTCGGACTGCTGCAGAAAACCAGAAAGACAAGATCAAAACAGGACATCTCAAGGAAGAACTTCCCGGTTCTGAATCAACGTTCTGGGCTTATGTCCCAGAAAATTACAATCCGGATTATGAATACGGTTTAATGGTCTGGATTCACCCTCCGGGAAATACCATGGAATCGACGATCTTCAAAGAATGGAAGAGTATCTGTGAACAGCGCGGCATCATTATTGTGGGTCCCGCAGCGCAGGATATCATTCGCTGGAACCGGGATGAGACAGAATTCGTCAAAGAAGTGGTTGAATCGATGCAGAAGAGATACCAGATTGATAATACGCGCATCTTTCTTGCCAGCCATCGCGATGGGAGTGAATTTGCATTTGATCTGGCCTTCAAATATCGAGAGCTGTTTCGCGGGGTGGCTGTTTCCGAAGCGACGCTCAAAAATAAACCACCAGAGACAGATCCTGACTATCCGTTGAGCCTGTTTTTTGTCTTGAATGCTGCCAATCCGCTCAACCAGTTATTGCAGCCTCAGATCGAATTAATTCGAGAAATGAATTATCCCACGGTCCTCGAGTTAATCAAAAACGAGAACCCGGCGGGAGCATATCTTGAGAAATCGACACTGGAAGCCATCGGTCGCTGGGCGGACAGTCTGGACCGGATTTAA